The following nucleotide sequence is from Terriglobia bacterium.
GTGGTCGCCGATCGACGTGCAGGCGAGGAAGGGCGGGTGTCGGCCATGTCGTGCTCGGCGCGGTCCTACCGGGGCGGCCTCAGAGCCTCCTCGGCCCGCTGTAGATTGGCGCGAGCGTCGCCGAGATCCGGCTTGATCCGCAGCGCCTCCCGGAATTGACCCAGAGCCTCGGGAACGCGGTTCGAACGAGCCAACGCGACCCCCAGGTTGTTGTGGGCCTCGGCGAACCCGGGACGGATCCTGAGCGCCCGTTGATAGCTCTCGATCGCTTCGGGAAGGCGGTCGCTTCTCGCCAGCGCCAGGCCGAGACCGTTCAAAGCCTCGACGCGATCCGGCTTCAGGCGCAGCGCCCGCTCGTAGTGCTCGATGGCTTCCGCGTAGCGCCCCGTCCTCGCCAGGGCGTCGCCCATCTCGTCGTGGGCCTCGGCGTCGTCGGGCCGGAGACGGAGCGACTGGTCGTAGTGCCCGATCGCCTCGTCGATGCGACCCGCCTTGAAGAGCGTCTTGGCCAGATTGTAGTGCGCCTCCGCGTTCCCGGGGACGATCCGCAAGGAGAACTCGAGATGCTCGATCGCTTCGTCGGCCCGCCCCTCACCGGCCAGGGCGCCCGCGAGGTTGGCGTGCGCCAGCCAGTTGTCCGAGGTCACGGCCAGAGCGTGCTCGAAGAGCGCGAAGTCGTCGGCCCAGTGCCCGACCTGGACCCGGGTCACGAGCGAGAGGGCGAGCACCAAGGCGGCGCAGGCGGCGGGAATCGCGTGACGGGCGGAGCGATACCGCTTCGCCGGCTCCGCCACCCCCCAAGCGATCGCGACGAAGATGCCGATCAGCGGCAGGTACGTGTACCGGTCCGCCATCGCCTGCTGCCCGACCTGGACCAGGCCGATCACCGGAACCAGCGTGCCGAGGTACCACAGCCAGCCGAACGCGACGTAGGGCGCCCTCCTCGCGAAACGCAGCGACAGCCAGGTGAAGGCGGCGAGCAGGACGATCGACCCCGAGAGCGGCCACGGGGTCAGGCCGCCGTGGGGATGCGGGTAGAAGACCGCGAGCGAGGCCGGCCAGAAGGTCTTCCCGAGGTACGACACGTACGAAAGCGCCGCGTTCGCG
It contains:
- a CDS encoding tetratricopeptide repeat protein, whose translation is ANAALSYVSYLGKTFWPASLAVFYPHPHGGLTPWPLSGSIVLLAAFTWLSLRFARRAPYVAFGWLWYLGTLVPVIGLVQVGQQAMADRYTYLPLIGIFVAIAWGVAEPAKRYRSARHAIPAACAALVLALSLVTRVQVGHWADDFALFEHALAVTSDNWLAHANLAGALAGEGRADEAIEHLEFSLRIVPGNAEAHYNLAKTLFKAGRIDEAIGHYDQSLRLRPDDAEAHDEMGDALARTGRYAEAIEHYERALRLKPDRVEALNGLGLALARSDRLPEAIESYQRALRIRPGFAEAHNNLGVALARSNRVPEALGQFREALRIKPDLGDARANLQRAEEALRPPR